One window of Mucilaginibacter inviolabilis genomic DNA carries:
- a CDS encoding helix-turn-helix domain-containing protein yields the protein MNTIIGKKIRLLRQAQHWSQQYVAEKLEISIPALSKIETGITDLNLSRLEQIANIFDLSIIQLITYDESLGISAYNDELNQLNDTLRCREDEIINLQRKVIELFEELKQKQVSSSA from the coding sequence ATGAATACGATTATTGGTAAAAAAATACGGCTTTTGCGCCAAGCGCAACATTGGAGCCAACAGTATGTAGCAGAAAAACTGGAGATTTCAATTCCCGCCTTATCAAAAATAGAAACGGGTATTACGGATTTAAATCTTTCCCGGTTAGAACAGATTGCCAATATATTTGACCTGTCAATCATTCAATTAATAACCTACGATGAATCATTAGGCATTTCCGCCTATAATGACGAATTGAACCAGTTGAACGACACCCTTCGGTGTCGGGAAGATGAGATAATTAATTTGCAGAGAAAAGTCATCGAACTTTTCGAAGAGCTCAAACAAAAGCAAGTATCTTCTTCAGCCTAA